In one window of Caenimonas aquaedulcis DNA:
- a CDS encoding amidase yields the protein MSDLHWLTATEIGAAYASRELSPVELVGSLLQHIEHTEPRFNAFIRIEADSAMDMAALATREIAAGRSLGPLHGVPVGIKDIIDVAGLPTTCHSKIMLDNIAASDADVVSRLRAAGAIFLGKLALHEFAIGGPAHDLPFPPARNPWSRNHQPGGSSSGSGAAVASGMLPVALGTDTGGSIRNPAGHCGIVGLKPTYDLVSRRGVFPLCHTLDHVGPMARTTADLALMMDTIASVVAHECRPRYGADLDRGVRGLRIGLVRQFHETDLPASPEVTAAIDDVMRVLQHDGAVVRDIGLPRLQKFTAVQRVIFHAESWAVHAKWMAERPADYSGISRRKLIPGALLSAGQYVQAQEERGRLICAVEDAFRDVDILVAANSLDPACEIDDEEACTRTYSRNARSPFNLTGHPALALMAGSSQSGLPLSVQFVGRQHDEITVLRAGAAYERATRTMQRRPGIPP from the coding sequence GTGAGCGACCTTCACTGGTTGACCGCCACCGAAATCGGCGCTGCCTACGCGAGCCGCGAGCTCTCGCCTGTCGAATTGGTGGGCAGCCTGCTTCAGCACATCGAGCACACCGAGCCACGGTTCAACGCCTTCATCCGGATCGAAGCCGATAGCGCGATGGATATGGCGGCGCTCGCAACCAGGGAGATTGCCGCGGGCAGATCACTCGGCCCGCTGCACGGCGTACCCGTCGGCATCAAGGACATCATCGATGTCGCAGGGTTGCCGACCACCTGCCACTCGAAGATCATGCTGGACAACATCGCTGCGTCGGACGCGGACGTCGTGAGCCGGCTGCGCGCCGCCGGCGCGATTTTCCTGGGGAAGCTGGCATTGCACGAATTTGCCATCGGCGGGCCGGCACATGACTTGCCCTTTCCACCGGCGCGAAATCCCTGGAGCCGCAACCACCAGCCCGGCGGCTCGTCTTCGGGAAGTGGCGCGGCAGTCGCGAGCGGCATGCTGCCGGTCGCGCTGGGCACCGACACCGGGGGCTCGATTCGCAACCCCGCCGGACACTGCGGCATCGTGGGCCTCAAGCCGACTTACGACCTCGTGTCGCGCCGCGGCGTATTCCCGCTTTGCCACACACTCGACCACGTCGGGCCCATGGCGCGGACGACGGCCGACCTGGCCCTGATGATGGACACCATTGCATCGGTCGTCGCCCACGAGTGCCGGCCTCGGTATGGAGCGGACCTCGACCGCGGCGTGCGCGGGCTACGGATAGGCCTGGTGCGGCAGTTCCACGAAACCGACCTTCCGGCATCGCCTGAAGTCACCGCCGCGATCGACGACGTGATGCGCGTGCTGCAACACGATGGAGCTGTCGTGCGCGACATCGGACTGCCGCGGCTGCAGAAGTTCACGGCGGTGCAGCGCGTGATCTTCCACGCCGAGTCCTGGGCCGTCCATGCCAAATGGATGGCCGAGCGACCGGCCGACTACTCGGGCATCTCGCGCCGCAAGCTGATCCCGGGCGCGCTGCTGTCGGCGGGCCAGTATGTGCAGGCGCAGGAGGAGCGTGGCAGGCTGATCTGTGCGGTCGAAGATGCCTTTCGCGATGTGGACATCCTGGTGGCGGCCAATTCCCTGGACCCGGCCTGCGAAATCGACGACGAAGAGGCCTGCACGCGCACCTACTCGCGCAATGCGCGCTCGCCGTTCAATCTGACGGGCCATCCCGCACTCGCATTGATGGCGGGCTCGTCGCAAAGCGGCCTGCCGCTGTCGGTGCAGTTCGTCGGCCGGCAGCACGATGAAATCACCGTGCTGCGCGCCGGCGCGGCGTATGAGCGCGCAACGCGGACGATGCAGCGCCGACCGGGTATCCCGCCATGA
- a CDS encoding LysR family transcriptional regulator: protein MMNIKYRQLKAFTLAGQLGSFVRAADALAVTQPSFSVLIRELEHDLGMQLFERTTRSCHMTAAGASFYEEAHAVLQDLESVYQHARDISAGRRGKVEIAAVASLASGILAEAVSVFHLQYPDVRMQMREALNTGVISAVKQGEVELGIAGALSGDPELEFMPLFTDRLMVVAPMGHPAVQGKVSWETLGRHPLILLGSGSAERALQLSKVRVTPAFEVAHMATALALVRHGMGITVLPGSALSGLNVKGLHYEPMPGKVARRELGVLYRSKRLLGPAARAFIQVLKEMVPSDPAIQKISGASAAN from the coding sequence ATGATGAACATCAAGTACAGGCAGCTGAAGGCCTTTACGCTTGCTGGGCAACTCGGATCCTTCGTCCGCGCTGCCGATGCGCTTGCGGTCACGCAGCCTTCGTTTTCGGTCCTGATCCGCGAACTCGAGCACGACCTGGGCATGCAGCTTTTTGAGCGCACCACCCGCAGTTGCCATATGACGGCGGCCGGTGCGTCCTTCTACGAGGAAGCTCATGCGGTGCTGCAGGACCTGGAGTCGGTCTACCAGCACGCCCGCGACATCAGCGCAGGTCGACGGGGCAAAGTGGAGATCGCGGCAGTGGCATCGCTGGCCTCCGGGATCCTCGCCGAGGCGGTCAGCGTCTTTCACCTGCAATATCCCGACGTCCGCATGCAGATGAGGGAGGCGCTCAACACCGGCGTCATCAGTGCGGTGAAGCAAGGTGAGGTGGAACTCGGCATTGCCGGTGCCCTGTCGGGCGATCCGGAACTCGAATTCATGCCGCTTTTCACCGACCGCCTGATGGTCGTCGCGCCGATGGGTCACCCGGCCGTGCAGGGCAAAGTGAGTTGGGAAACGCTCGGCAGGCATCCACTGATCCTGCTCGGCTCGGGTTCCGCGGAGCGCGCATTGCAGCTCAGCAAGGTCAGGGTGACGCCGGCTTTCGAAGTAGCCCACATGGCCACGGCGCTTGCCCTGGTTCGCCATGGCATGGGCATCACGGTCTTGCCGGGGAGCGCGTTGTCCGGCCTGAATGTCAAAGGCCTGCACTATGAACCGATGCCGGGAAAAGTGGCCCGACGGGAGCTGGGAGTGCTCTATCGCAGCAAGCGATTGCTCGGGCCTGCCGCGCGTGCGTTCATACAGGTACTGAAGGAAATGGTGCCGAGTGACCCGGCCATTCAAAAGATA